From Polaribacter butkevichii, a single genomic window includes:
- the hemH gene encoding ferrochelatase, with the protein MKGILLNNLGSPDSTDTKDVKKYLGEFLMDERVIDIPYWKRWLLINGIILKTRPKKSGAAYKKIWWKEGSPLVVISQRFTDKVVKKVDLPVALAMRYGSMTMEKGIKELVDKGVTEIFLAPLYPHYAMSSYETVVVKAEEIIAEKYPQIKLDVLPAFYNEPDYIKAMSNNIANHLKDFDYDHILFSYHGIPERHILKSDVTKNHCKIDGSCCERNSVAHHTCYRHQCFETTKEIAKTLNLKEGTYSNSFQSRLLKDPWLKPYTDFELEKFPSEGKKKLAVITPAFVADCLETLEEIAMEGKDEFLKFGGTDYKHIPCMNDNDDWVDVMVKWINDWKNK; encoded by the coding sequence ATGAAAGGAATATTACTTAACAATTTAGGATCACCAGATTCTACAGACACCAAAGATGTAAAAAAATATTTAGGTGAATTTTTAATGGATGAACGCGTTATAGACATTCCGTATTGGAAACGTTGGTTACTAATTAACGGAATTATCTTAAAAACAAGACCTAAAAAATCTGGTGCCGCATACAAAAAAATCTGGTGGAAAGAAGGCTCTCCGTTAGTGGTAATCTCTCAAAGATTTACAGACAAAGTGGTTAAAAAAGTAGATTTACCTGTTGCTTTGGCAATGCGTTACGGCTCTATGACCATGGAAAAAGGCATCAAAGAATTGGTAGATAAAGGAGTTACAGAAATCTTTTTAGCACCATTATATCCGCATTACGCAATGTCTTCTTATGAAACCGTAGTTGTAAAAGCAGAAGAAATTATCGCTGAGAAATATCCACAGATAAAATTAGACGTTTTACCGGCTTTTTATAACGAACCAGATTATATAAAAGCAATGAGTAACAACATTGCCAATCATTTAAAAGATTTCGATTACGATCATATTTTATTTTCTTATCACGGAATTCCAGAACGTCATATCTTAAAATCAGACGTTACTAAAAACCACTGTAAAATAGACGGTTCTTGTTGCGAACGAAATTCGGTTGCACACCACACCTGTTACAGACATCAATGTTTTGAAACCACAAAAGAAATTGCAAAAACATTAAACTTAAAAGAAGGTACATACAGTAATTCTTTTCAGTCTCGCTTATTAAAAGACCCTTGGTTAAAGCCTTATACAGATTTTGAGCTAGAGAAATTTCCATCAGAAGGAAAAAAGAAACTAGCCGTAATTACACCTGCTTTTGTGGCAGATTGTTTAGAAACTTTAGAAGAAATTGCTATGGAAGGAAAAGACGAATTTTTAAAATTTGGTGGTACAGATTACAAACACATCCCATGTATGAATGATAATGATGATTGGGTAGATGTTATGGTTAAATGGATTAACGATTGGAAAAATAAATAA
- a CDS encoding CopD family protein: protein MSLYYIKALHIIFVVTWFAGLFYIIRLFMYHVEAEKKDEPAKEILQTQYKLMSKRLWYIITWPSAILTFILGFWTLYHFPEYLSEPWMLVKLSFVLALYVYHGFCHKIYKQLQQDVIKYTAFKLRIINEVPTIILFAVVFLVTLKNAVNWIWGVVGIILFGVLLMLGIRLYKKIRAKRSWEKAEREVLESDKSRE from the coding sequence ATGAGTCTTTATTACATCAAAGCCTTACATATTATTTTTGTAGTTACTTGGTTTGCTGGGTTATTCTATATTATTCGATTATTTATGTACCATGTTGAAGCAGAAAAAAAAGACGAACCTGCAAAAGAAATTTTACAAACTCAATACAAATTAATGAGCAAAAGGTTGTGGTATATTATAACTTGGCCTTCAGCTATTTTAACTTTTATTTTAGGCTTTTGGACCTTATATCATTTTCCAGAATACTTATCTGAACCTTGGATGTTAGTAAAACTATCTTTTGTATTAGCCTTATATGTTTACCACGGATTTTGTCATAAAATATATAAACAATTACAACAAGATGTTATAAAATATACCGCATTCAAACTAAGAATTATAAACGAAGTACCTACAATAATTCTATTTGCTGTTGTATTTTTAGTAACATTAAAAAATGCTGTAAATTGGATTTGGGGTGTTGTTGGTATTATTCTTTTTGGGGTTTTACTAATGTTAGGCATTAGACTCTACAAAAAAATAAGAGCCAAAAGATCTTGGGAAAAAGCAGAAAGAGAAGTTTTAGAAAGTGATAAAAGTAGAGAATAG
- the recR gene encoding recombination mediator RecR, translating to MDFSSKLLENAVNEVSRLPGIGKRTALRLVLHLLKQPSDNTKFLTEALLHLRNDVKTCEKCHNISDTELCDICNNVKRNPEIVCVVEDIRDVMAIESTSQFNGLYHVLGGKISPIEGIGPQNLQIESLVRKVESGEVKELIFALSSTMEGDTTNFYIFKQIEKFEITTSTIARGISVGDELEYADEVTLGRSIVNRIPFEQSIRG from the coding sequence ATGGATTTTTCATCAAAACTTTTAGAAAATGCAGTAAACGAAGTGTCTCGTTTACCAGGAATTGGAAAACGAACTGCGTTGCGTTTGGTTTTACATTTGTTAAAGCAACCTTCGGATAATACAAAGTTTTTAACGGAGGCTTTATTGCATTTAAGAAATGATGTAAAAACTTGCGAAAAATGCCATAATATTTCTGATACGGAATTGTGTGATATTTGCAATAATGTAAAAAGAAATCCAGAAATTGTGTGTGTTGTAGAAGATATTCGTGATGTAATGGCAATTGAAAGTACGTCTCAATTTAATGGTTTGTACCATGTCTTGGGGGGGAAAATATCGCCTATTGAAGGCATTGGTCCTCAAAATTTACAGATAGAATCTTTGGTACGTAAGGTAGAAAGTGGAGAAGTTAAAGAATTAATTTTTGCCTTAAGTTCTACCATGGAAGGAGATACTACCAACTTTTATATTTTTAAGCAAATAGAAAAATTTGAAATTACAACATCTACAATTGCACGTGGAATTTCTGTGGGTGATGAATTAGAATATGCCGACGAGGTTACTTTAGGAAGGTCTATTGTGAATAGAATTCCGTTTGAGCAAAGTATAAGAGGGTAA